A window of the Myripristis murdjan chromosome 15, fMyrMur1.1, whole genome shotgun sequence genome harbors these coding sequences:
- the mapk8a gene encoding mitogen-activated protein kinase 8 isoform X2, with protein sequence MIITLRALFEQGRTFLDAQKAVIEDFAMNKNKREREFYSLDVGDSTFTVLKRYQNLRPIGSGAQGIVCSAYDQNLERNVAIKKLSRPFQNQTHAKRAYRELVLMKCVNHKNIIGLLNVFTPQKSLEEFQDVYLVMELMDANLCQVIQMELDHERLSYLLYQMLCGIKHLHAAGIIHRDLKPSNIVVKSDCTLKILDFGLARTAATGLLMTPYVVTRYYRAPEVILGMGYQANVDIWSVGCILAEMVRHKILFPGRDYIDQWNKVIEQLGTPSQEFLMKLNQSVRTYVENRPRYAGYSFEKLFPDVLFPADSEHNKLKASQARDLLSKMLVIDASKRISVDEALQHPYINVWYDPAEVEAPPPKITDKQLDEREHTVEEWKDLIYKEVCEWEEWTKNGVIRGQPPPLGAAVIDSSPQPASSSSSANDVSSMSTEPSDPSSDPTMTSDTESSLDSHTSLGALGCCR encoded by the exons AGGACATTTTTGGATGCACAAAAAGCAGTAATCGAAGATTTCGccatgaacaaaaacaagagggaACGAGAGTTCTACAGCCTAGATGTTGGGGATTCGACATTCACAGTCTTGAAACGTTACCAGAACCTAAGACCCATCGGCTCTGGAGCACAGGGAATCGTCTG CTCTGCTTACGACCAAAACCTTGAAAGGAATGTTGCCATCAAGAAGCTGAGTCGGCCGTTTCAGAATCAGACCCATGCTAAGAGGGCGTACAGAGAACTAGTCCTAATGAAATGTGTCAATCACAAAAAT ATCATTGGCCTATTAAATGTATTTACACCACAAAAATCATTAGAAGAATTCCAAGATGT ATACTTGGTGATGGAGCTGATGGATGCCAACCTGTGCCAGGTCATTCAGATGGAGCTGGATCATGAGAGGCTGTCCTACCTACTCTATCAGATGTTGTGTGGTATCAAACACCTCCATGCTGCTGGCATCATTCACAGG GACCTCAAGCCCAGTAACATTGTTGTGAAGTCAGATTGTACGCTGAAGATTCTGGACTTCGGCCTGGCTCGGACCGCCGCCACGGGCCTGCTAATGACACCGTATGTGGTGACGCGCTACTACAGAGCACCGGAGGTTATCCTGGGCATGGGCTACCAGGCCAATG TGGACATATGGTCTGTGGGCTGCATACTGGCAGAAATGGTTCGCCATAAAATCCTCTTTCCAGGAAGGGACT ACATTGACCAGTGGAACAAGGTGATCGAGCAGCTTGGCACTCCATCTCAGGAGTTCCTAATGAAGTTGAACCAGTCAGTAAGAACCTATGTAGAGAACAGGCCGCGCTACGCCGGATACAGCTTCGAGAAACTCTTCCCCGACGTGCTCTTCCCTGCTGACTCTGAACACAATAAACTGAAAG CGAGCCAAGCGAGGGATCTCTTATCCAAGATGTTAGTCATTGACGCCTCAAAGCGCATTTCCGTCGACGAGGCCCTGCAACACCCCTACATTAATGTTTGGTACGACCCAGCTGAAGTGGAGGCG cccccTCCGAAGATCACAGACAAACAGCTGGACGAGAGGGAGCACACTGTGGAAGAGTGGAAAG ATCTGATTTATAAGGAAGTGTGTGAATGGGAGGAGTGGACGAAAAATGGAGTGATCAGAGGTCAGCCACCTCCTTTAG GTGCAGCAGTGATCGACAGCTCCCCTCAGCCcgcatcatcctcctcctcggccaACGACGTCTCGTCCATGTCCACGGAGCCCAGTGACCCGAGCAGTGACCCCACCATGACCTCTGACACAGAGAGCAGCCTGGACAGCCACACCTCCCTTGGCGCTCTCGGCTGCTGCagataa
- the mapk8a gene encoding mitogen-activated protein kinase 8 isoform X1: MIITLRALFEQGRTFLDAQKAVIEDFAMNKNKREREFYSLDVGDSTFTVLKRYQNLRPIGSGAQGIVCSAYDQNLERNVAIKKLSRPFQNQTHAKRAYRELVLMKCVNHKNIIGLLNVFTPQKSLEEFQDVYLVMELMDANLCQVIQMELDHERLSYLLYQMLCGIKHLHAAGIIHRDLKPSNIVVKSDCTLKILDFGLARTAATGLLMTPYVVTRYYRAPEVILGMGYQANVDVWSVGCIVAEMIRGSVLFPGTDHIDQWNKVIEQLGTPSQEFLMKLNQSVRTYVENRPRYAGYSFEKLFPDVLFPADSEHNKLKASQARDLLSKMLVIDASKRISVDEALQHPYINVWYDPAEVEAPPPKITDKQLDEREHTVEEWKDLIYKEVCEWEEWTKNGVIRGQPPPLGAAVIDSSPQPASSSSSANDVSSMSTEPSDPSSDPTMTSDTESSLDSHTSLGALGCCR, from the exons AGGACATTTTTGGATGCACAAAAAGCAGTAATCGAAGATTTCGccatgaacaaaaacaagagggaACGAGAGTTCTACAGCCTAGATGTTGGGGATTCGACATTCACAGTCTTGAAACGTTACCAGAACCTAAGACCCATCGGCTCTGGAGCACAGGGAATCGTCTG CTCTGCTTACGACCAAAACCTTGAAAGGAATGTTGCCATCAAGAAGCTGAGTCGGCCGTTTCAGAATCAGACCCATGCTAAGAGGGCGTACAGAGAACTAGTCCTAATGAAATGTGTCAATCACAAAAAT ATCATTGGCCTATTAAATGTATTTACACCACAAAAATCATTAGAAGAATTCCAAGATGT ATACTTGGTGATGGAGCTGATGGATGCCAACCTGTGCCAGGTCATTCAGATGGAGCTGGATCATGAGAGGCTGTCCTACCTACTCTATCAGATGTTGTGTGGTATCAAACACCTCCATGCTGCTGGCATCATTCACAGG GACCTCAAGCCCAGTAACATTGTTGTGAAGTCAGATTGTACGCTGAAGATTCTGGACTTCGGCCTGGCTCGGACCGCCGCCACGGGCCTGCTAATGACACCGTATGTGGTGACGCGCTACTACAGAGCACCGGAGGTTATCCTGGGCATGGGCTACCAGGCCAATG TGGATGTATGGTCAGTGGGCTGCATAGTGGCCGAGATGATCCGGGGTAGCGTGTTGTTCCCCGGCACTGATC ACATTGACCAGTGGAACAAGGTGATCGAGCAGCTTGGCACTCCATCTCAGGAGTTCCTAATGAAGTTGAACCAGTCAGTAAGAACCTATGTAGAGAACAGGCCGCGCTACGCCGGATACAGCTTCGAGAAACTCTTCCCCGACGTGCTCTTCCCTGCTGACTCTGAACACAATAAACTGAAAG CGAGCCAAGCGAGGGATCTCTTATCCAAGATGTTAGTCATTGACGCCTCAAAGCGCATTTCCGTCGACGAGGCCCTGCAACACCCCTACATTAATGTTTGGTACGACCCAGCTGAAGTGGAGGCG cccccTCCGAAGATCACAGACAAACAGCTGGACGAGAGGGAGCACACTGTGGAAGAGTGGAAAG ATCTGATTTATAAGGAAGTGTGTGAATGGGAGGAGTGGACGAAAAATGGAGTGATCAGAGGTCAGCCACCTCCTTTAG GTGCAGCAGTGATCGACAGCTCCCCTCAGCCcgcatcatcctcctcctcggccaACGACGTCTCGTCCATGTCCACGGAGCCCAGTGACCCGAGCAGTGACCCCACCATGACCTCTGACACAGAGAGCAGCCTGGACAGCCACACCTCCCTTGGCGCTCTCGGCTGCTGCagataa
- the mapk8a gene encoding mitogen-activated protein kinase 8 isoform X4, whose translation MIITLRALFEQGRTFLDAQKAVIEDFAMNKNKREREFYSLDVGDSTFTVLKRYQNLRPIGSGAQGIVCSAYDQNLERNVAIKKLSRPFQNQTHAKRAYRELVLMKCVNHKNIIGLLNVFTPQKSLEEFQDVYLVMELMDANLCQVIQMELDHERLSYLLYQMLCGIKHLHAAGIIHRDLKPSNIVVKSDCTLKILDFGLARTAATGLLMTPYVVTRYYRAPEVILGMGYQANVDVWSVGCIVAEMIRGSVLFPGTDHIDQWNKVIEQLGTPSQEFLMKLNQSVRTYVENRPRYAGYSFEKLFPDVLFPADSEHNKLKASQARDLLSKMLVIDASKRISVDEALQHPYINVWYDPAEVEAPPPKITDKQLDEREHTVEEWKDLIYKEVCEWEEWTKNGVIRGQPPPLAQVQQ comes from the exons AGGACATTTTTGGATGCACAAAAAGCAGTAATCGAAGATTTCGccatgaacaaaaacaagagggaACGAGAGTTCTACAGCCTAGATGTTGGGGATTCGACATTCACAGTCTTGAAACGTTACCAGAACCTAAGACCCATCGGCTCTGGAGCACAGGGAATCGTCTG CTCTGCTTACGACCAAAACCTTGAAAGGAATGTTGCCATCAAGAAGCTGAGTCGGCCGTTTCAGAATCAGACCCATGCTAAGAGGGCGTACAGAGAACTAGTCCTAATGAAATGTGTCAATCACAAAAAT ATCATTGGCCTATTAAATGTATTTACACCACAAAAATCATTAGAAGAATTCCAAGATGT ATACTTGGTGATGGAGCTGATGGATGCCAACCTGTGCCAGGTCATTCAGATGGAGCTGGATCATGAGAGGCTGTCCTACCTACTCTATCAGATGTTGTGTGGTATCAAACACCTCCATGCTGCTGGCATCATTCACAGG GACCTCAAGCCCAGTAACATTGTTGTGAAGTCAGATTGTACGCTGAAGATTCTGGACTTCGGCCTGGCTCGGACCGCCGCCACGGGCCTGCTAATGACACCGTATGTGGTGACGCGCTACTACAGAGCACCGGAGGTTATCCTGGGCATGGGCTACCAGGCCAATG TGGATGTATGGTCAGTGGGCTGCATAGTGGCCGAGATGATCCGGGGTAGCGTGTTGTTCCCCGGCACTGATC ACATTGACCAGTGGAACAAGGTGATCGAGCAGCTTGGCACTCCATCTCAGGAGTTCCTAATGAAGTTGAACCAGTCAGTAAGAACCTATGTAGAGAACAGGCCGCGCTACGCCGGATACAGCTTCGAGAAACTCTTCCCCGACGTGCTCTTCCCTGCTGACTCTGAACACAATAAACTGAAAG CGAGCCAAGCGAGGGATCTCTTATCCAAGATGTTAGTCATTGACGCCTCAAAGCGCATTTCCGTCGACGAGGCCCTGCAACACCCCTACATTAATGTTTGGTACGACCCAGCTGAAGTGGAGGCG cccccTCCGAAGATCACAGACAAACAGCTGGACGAGAGGGAGCACACTGTGGAAGAGTGGAAAG ATCTGATTTATAAGGAAGTGTGTGAATGGGAGGAGTGGACGAAAAATGGAGTGATCAGAGGTCAGCCACCTCCTTTAG CACAGGTGCAGCAGTGA
- the mapk8a gene encoding mitogen-activated protein kinase 8 isoform X3, which yields MNKNKREREFYSLDVGDSTFTVLKRYQNLRPIGSGAQGIVCSAYDQNLERNVAIKKLSRPFQNQTHAKRAYRELVLMKCVNHKNIIGLLNVFTPQKSLEEFQDVYLVMELMDANLCQVIQMELDHERLSYLLYQMLCGIKHLHAAGIIHRDLKPSNIVVKSDCTLKILDFGLARTAATGLLMTPYVVTRYYRAPEVILGMGYQANVDVWSVGCIVAEMIRGSVLFPGTDHIDQWNKVIEQLGTPSQEFLMKLNQSVRTYVENRPRYAGYSFEKLFPDVLFPADSEHNKLKASQARDLLSKMLVIDASKRISVDEALQHPYINVWYDPAEVEAPPPKITDKQLDEREHTVEEWKDLIYKEVCEWEEWTKNGVIRGQPPPLGAAVIDSSPQPASSSSSANDVSSMSTEPSDPSSDPTMTSDTESSLDSHTSLGALGCCR from the exons atgaacaaaaacaagagggaACGAGAGTTCTACAGCCTAGATGTTGGGGATTCGACATTCACAGTCTTGAAACGTTACCAGAACCTAAGACCCATCGGCTCTGGAGCACAGGGAATCGTCTG CTCTGCTTACGACCAAAACCTTGAAAGGAATGTTGCCATCAAGAAGCTGAGTCGGCCGTTTCAGAATCAGACCCATGCTAAGAGGGCGTACAGAGAACTAGTCCTAATGAAATGTGTCAATCACAAAAAT ATCATTGGCCTATTAAATGTATTTACACCACAAAAATCATTAGAAGAATTCCAAGATGT ATACTTGGTGATGGAGCTGATGGATGCCAACCTGTGCCAGGTCATTCAGATGGAGCTGGATCATGAGAGGCTGTCCTACCTACTCTATCAGATGTTGTGTGGTATCAAACACCTCCATGCTGCTGGCATCATTCACAGG GACCTCAAGCCCAGTAACATTGTTGTGAAGTCAGATTGTACGCTGAAGATTCTGGACTTCGGCCTGGCTCGGACCGCCGCCACGGGCCTGCTAATGACACCGTATGTGGTGACGCGCTACTACAGAGCACCGGAGGTTATCCTGGGCATGGGCTACCAGGCCAATG TGGATGTATGGTCAGTGGGCTGCATAGTGGCCGAGATGATCCGGGGTAGCGTGTTGTTCCCCGGCACTGATC ACATTGACCAGTGGAACAAGGTGATCGAGCAGCTTGGCACTCCATCTCAGGAGTTCCTAATGAAGTTGAACCAGTCAGTAAGAACCTATGTAGAGAACAGGCCGCGCTACGCCGGATACAGCTTCGAGAAACTCTTCCCCGACGTGCTCTTCCCTGCTGACTCTGAACACAATAAACTGAAAG CGAGCCAAGCGAGGGATCTCTTATCCAAGATGTTAGTCATTGACGCCTCAAAGCGCATTTCCGTCGACGAGGCCCTGCAACACCCCTACATTAATGTTTGGTACGACCCAGCTGAAGTGGAGGCG cccccTCCGAAGATCACAGACAAACAGCTGGACGAGAGGGAGCACACTGTGGAAGAGTGGAAAG ATCTGATTTATAAGGAAGTGTGTGAATGGGAGGAGTGGACGAAAAATGGAGTGATCAGAGGTCAGCCACCTCCTTTAG GTGCAGCAGTGATCGACAGCTCCCCTCAGCCcgcatcatcctcctcctcggccaACGACGTCTCGTCCATGTCCACGGAGCCCAGTGACCCGAGCAGTGACCCCACCATGACCTCTGACACAGAGAGCAGCCTGGACAGCCACACCTCCCTTGGCGCTCTCGGCTGCTGCagataa